From the genome of Sulfurovum sp. NBC37-1, one region includes:
- a CDS encoding virulence protein RhuM/Fic/DOC family protein, producing the protein MMNKISDKISIYQTENGEIRLKEDITNETVWASLDEIAQIFGRDKSVISRHIRNIFKDEELEEIAVVANFATTANDEKTYQVKYYNLDMILSVGYRVNSKVATNFRKWATKTLKEHIVQGYTINKERLQKNYDEFLRVVEDIKVLSQNADNVKAEDVLELIKSFSATWFGLDSYDREELPKEGISKVNLEFEVEKLYKDVAIFKQELMKRGEASEIFATEKTKKSLEGIFGNVFQSVFGADAYPTVEEKAAHLLYFIVKNHPFNDGNKRTGAFSFVWLLKRAGFDVEKFINPNALTALKYVSGVEYPLNLRYTIYKKRIGYYAKKTQNRSCRLSPCHQQRCQSLRYFR; encoded by the coding sequence ATGATGAATAAAATATCAGATAAAATTAGTATTTATCAAACTGAAAATGGTGAAATACGACTCAAAGAGGATATTACTAATGAAACAGTATGGGCGAGTTTGGATGAAATCGCTCAAATATTTGGACGTGATAAGTCAGTCATTTCTCGTCACATACGTAATATTTTCAAAGATGAGGAACTTGAAGAAATAGCAGTTGTTGCAAATTTTGCAACAACTGCCAATGATGAAAAAACTTATCAGGTGAAATATTACAATTTAGATATGATTTTATCTGTTGGATATCGTGTTAACTCAAAAGTAGCAACAAACTTCCGTAAATGGGCTACCAAAACCCTCAAAGAGCACATTGTTCAAGGCTACACCATCAACAAAGAGCGCCTTCAAAAAAATTATGATGAATTTTTACGGGTAGTTGAAGATATAAAAGTGCTATCTCAAAATGCAGATAATGTCAAAGCAGAGGATGTATTGGAGCTTATCAAATCTTTTTCGGCTACTTGGTTTGGATTGGACAGTTATGACAGAGAGGAGTTGCCCAAAGAGGGTATCAGTAAAGTAAATCTTGAGTTTGAAGTTGAGAAGCTTTATAAAGATGTTGCTATTTTCAAGCAGGAGTTGATGAAAAGAGGTGAAGCCTCTGAGATATTTGCCACTGAGAAAACAAAGAAGAGCCTGGAGGGGATTTTTGGTAACGTGTTTCAATCAGTCTTTGGTGCAGATGCCTACCCTACAGTAGAGGAAAAGGCGGCACATTTACTTTACTTTATAGTGAAAAACCATCCTTTCAACGATGGGAACAAACGTACGGGTGCATTTAGTTTTGTCTGGTTGCTGAAAAGAGCAGGGTTTGATGTGGAAAAATTTATAAATCCTAATGCTTTGACCGCGTTGAAATACGTGTCAGGCGTTGAATATCCACTAAATTTACGCTATACTATATATAAAAAGAGGATAGGCTACTATGCCAAGAAAACCCAGAATAGATCTTGCAGGCTATCACCATGTCATCAACAGAGGTGTCAATCGCTCCGATATTTTCGTTGA